The following are from one region of the Takifugu rubripes chromosome 12, fTakRub1.2, whole genome shotgun sequence genome:
- the slc9a1b gene encoding sodium/hydrogen exchanger 1b isoform X3, which produces MSEEEPSEWYRPHNKAASRVGFTSAGQVERTVLQQGSCGRRLSGIMRLFLLLFLFAASVTFADGGNNETRRRPDLIPDQDHQRTNSTPNKKTFPVLSVNYDYVRKPFEISLWILLALLMKLGFHIIPRVSGIVPESCLLIVVGLLIGGIIRAMDEEAPVLDSKFFFLYLLPPIILDAGYFLPIRAFTENLGTILMFAVVGTLWNAFFLWTPWLSLLCLRRSTSMSCCTSLCLENLSSMMPSLWCSIICSRSSPTQRRYMAYLSAEVFHLSGIMSLIACGVVMRPYVEANISHKSYTTIKYFLKMWSSVSETLIFIFLGVSTVAGPHAWNWTFVIFTVVLCLLSRVLGVIGLTFIINKFRIVKLTKKDQFIVAYGGLRGAIAFSLGFLLTNSDMKHMFLTAIITVIFFTVFVQGMTIRPLVELLAVKKKKENKGSINEEIHTQFLDHLLTGIECICGHHGHHHWKDKLNRFNKTYVKRWLIAGERSTEPQLISFYNKMEMKEAMMLVESGSAAKLPAIVSSVTMQNIESRGPVRQRAIPGISKSREEEIRKVLRNNLQNTRQRLRSYSRHDLMIDPFEDNVSEVKFRKQRVAMERRMSHYLTVPANRQETPSVRKVCFEPEHQVITYDDSESPKGGTAQSDPDDTSQSPQRTSQRSGLVSRGNSELGANTDDMQEEQLKLSRFLSDPGPNK; this is translated from the exons ATGTCTGAGGAGGAACCATCAGAATGGTACCGACCACACAATAAGGCAGCCAGCCGAGTAGGATTCACCTCAGCAGGCCA GGTTGAAAGGACCGTGTTGCAGCAGGGAAGCTGCGGGCGGCGTCTCTCCGGAATCATGCGGCTCTTCTTGTTACTTTTCCTCTTTGCTGCCTCCGTTACTTTTGCTGATGGAGGAAACAACGAGACACGGAGACGTCCAGACTTGATCCCAGACCAGGACCATCAGAGGACCAACTCTACTCCTAATAAAAAGACTTTTCCCGTCCTCTCCGTCAACTACGACTACGTCAGGAAGCCTTTTGAGATCTCTCTGTGGATCCTCCTGGCCCTGCTCATGAAACTAG GGTTTCACATTATTCCCAGAGTGTCCGGCATCGTCCCAGAGAGTTGCCTTCTGATTGTTGTTGGTCTGCTTATCGGTGGCATCATCAGAGCCATGGACGAAGAAGCTCCTGTTCTGGACTCCAAgttctttttcctttatttgctgCCTCCCATCATCCTGGATGCTGGCTACTTTCTGCCCATTCGGGCCTTTACAGAGAACCTGGGCACCATCTTGATGTTTGCAGTGGTGGGAACCCTGTGGAATGCCTTCTTT CTGTGGACCCCGTGGCTGTCCTTGCTGTGTTTGAGGAGATCCACATCAATGAGCTGCTGCACATCCTTGTGTTTGGAGAATCTCTCCTCAATGATGCCGTCACTGTG GTGCTCTATCATCTGTTCGAGGAGTTCTCCCACGCAGAGACG CTATATGGCGTATCTGTCTGCTGAGGTCTTCCACCTGTCGGGAATCATGTC ATTAATTGCGTGTGGCGTGGTAATGCGTCCCTACGTGGAGGCCAACATCTCCCACAAGTCTTACACCACCATCAAATATTTCTTAAAGATGTGGAGCAGTGTGAGTGAAAcactcatcttcatcttcctcggGGTTTCCACTGTGGCTGGCCCTCATGCCTGGAACTGGACCTTTGTGATTTTCACTGTGGTCCTCTGTCTACTGTCAAGAGTGCTAG GAGTTATTGGTCTTACATTCATCATTAATAAGTTCCGGATTGTGAAGCTGACCAAAAAGGACCAGTTTATTGTTGCCTACGGTGGTCTTCGTGGGGCTATAGCCTTCTCACTTGGTTTCCTGCTCACAAACAGCGACATGAAGCACATGTTCCTGACTGCTATTATAACAGTCATCTTCTTCACTGTCTTTGTACAG GGGATGACAATCAGGCCTCTGGTGGAGCTTCTggcagtgaagaaaaaaaaggagaataaaGGATCAATTAATGAGGAGAttcacacacag TTCCTGGATCACCTTCTCACAGGAATTGAATGCATTTGCGGTCATCATGGACATCATCACTGGAAAGACAA ATTAAACCGCTTCAATAAAACCTATGTTAAGAGGTGGCTGATCGCAGGTGAGCGCTCCACAGAGCCTCAGCTCATCTCTTTTTAcaacaaaatggaaatgaaagaggCCATGATGCTGGTGGAGAGCGGGAGTGCTGCCAAGCTGCCTGCAATAGTGTCATCGGTGACTATGCA AAACATTGAGTCCCGAGGACCAGTGAGACAAAGGGCAATCCCAGGCATCTCAAAGAGTCGTGAGGAAGAGATCCGAAAGGTTCTACGAAATAACCTGCAGAACACCAGGCAGAGG CTTCGCTCCTACAGCAGACACGACCTGATGATCGACCCTTTTGAAGACAATGTCAGTGAAGTGAAATTCAGAAAGCAGAGAGTTGCTATGGAGAGGAGG ATGAGTCACTATCTCACCGTCCCTGCAAACCGCCAAGAAACCCCATCAGTGAGGAAAGTGTGCTTCGAACCAG AACATCAGGTTATCACCTACGATGACAGTGAGAGCCCCAAAGGTGGGACTGCTCAGTCGGATCCAGATGATACCAGCCAATCACCACAGAGGACAAGTCAGAGGAGCGGGCTGGTATCCAGGGGCAACAGCGAGCTTGGTGCAAACACAGACGacatgcaggaggagcagctgaagctgtCACGCTTCCTTAGTGACCCGGGTCCAAACAAGTGA
- the slc9a1b gene encoding sodium/hydrogen exchanger 1b isoform X1, with product MSEEEPSEWYRPHNKAASRVGFTSAGQVERTVLQQGSCGRRLSGIMRLFLLLFLFAASVTFADGGNNETRRRPDLIPDQDHQRTNSTPNKKTFPVLSVNYDYVRKPFEISLWILLALLMKLGFHIIPRVSGIVPESCLLIVVGLLIGGIIRAMDEEAPVLDSKFFFLYLLPPIILDAGYFLPIRAFTENLGTILMFAVVGTLWNAFFVGGMMFGICQIEAAGLGSVDLLSCLLFGSIISAVDPVAVLAVFEEIHINELLHILVFGESLLNDAVTVVLYHLFEEFSHAETVTIIDALLGVVCFFVVSLGGILVGAVYGFIGAFTSRFTQHTRVIEPLFVFLYSYMAYLSAEVFHLSGIMSLIACGVVMRPYVEANISHKSYTTIKYFLKMWSSVSETLIFIFLGVSTVAGPHAWNWTFVIFTVVLCLLSRVLGVIGLTFIINKFRIVKLTKKDQFIVAYGGLRGAIAFSLGFLLTNSDMKHMFLTAIITVIFFTVFVQGMTIRPLVELLAVKKKKENKGSINEEIHTQFLDHLLTGIECICGHHGHHHWKDKLNRFNKTYVKRWLIAGERSTEPQLISFYNKMEMKEAMMLVESGSAAKLPAIVSSVTMQNIESRGPVRQRAIPGISKSREEEIRKVLRNNLQNTRQRLRSYSRHDLMIDPFEDNVSEVKFRKQRVAMERRMSHYLTVPANRQETPSVRKVCFEPEHQVITYDDSESPKGGTAQSDPDDTSQSPQRTSQRSGLVSRGNSELGANTDDMQEEQLKLSRFLSDPGPNK from the exons ATGTCTGAGGAGGAACCATCAGAATGGTACCGACCACACAATAAGGCAGCCAGCCGAGTAGGATTCACCTCAGCAGGCCA GGTTGAAAGGACCGTGTTGCAGCAGGGAAGCTGCGGGCGGCGTCTCTCCGGAATCATGCGGCTCTTCTTGTTACTTTTCCTCTTTGCTGCCTCCGTTACTTTTGCTGATGGAGGAAACAACGAGACACGGAGACGTCCAGACTTGATCCCAGACCAGGACCATCAGAGGACCAACTCTACTCCTAATAAAAAGACTTTTCCCGTCCTCTCCGTCAACTACGACTACGTCAGGAAGCCTTTTGAGATCTCTCTGTGGATCCTCCTGGCCCTGCTCATGAAACTAG GGTTTCACATTATTCCCAGAGTGTCCGGCATCGTCCCAGAGAGTTGCCTTCTGATTGTTGTTGGTCTGCTTATCGGTGGCATCATCAGAGCCATGGACGAAGAAGCTCCTGTTCTGGACTCCAAgttctttttcctttatttgctgCCTCCCATCATCCTGGATGCTGGCTACTTTCTGCCCATTCGGGCCTTTACAGAGAACCTGGGCACCATCTTGATGTTTGCAGTGGTGGGAACCCTGTGGAATGCCTTCTTTGTGGGTGGAATGATGTTTGGCATATGTCAGATTGAAGCAGCCGGGTTAGGCAGCGTTGACCTGTTGTCCTGTCTGCTGTTTGGCTCTATCATCTCAGCTGTGGACCCCGTGGCTGTCCTTGCTGTGTTTGAGGAGATCCACATCAATGAGCTGCTGCACATCCTTGTGTTTGGAGAATCTCTCCTCAATGATGCCGTCACTGTG GTGCTCTATCATCTGTTCGAGGAGTTCTCCCACGCAGAGACGGTGACTATCATCGACGCTTTACTCGGTGTGGTCTGCTTCTTCGTGGTGTCACTTGGAGGCATCTTGGTGGGAGCCGTCTACGGCTTCATTGGCGCCTTCACGTCCCGCTTCACCCAGCACACCCGGGTCATTGAGCCCCTCTTTGTGTTCCTCTACAGCTATATGGCGTATCTGTCTGCTGAGGTCTTCCACCTGTCGGGAATCATGTC ATTAATTGCGTGTGGCGTGGTAATGCGTCCCTACGTGGAGGCCAACATCTCCCACAAGTCTTACACCACCATCAAATATTTCTTAAAGATGTGGAGCAGTGTGAGTGAAAcactcatcttcatcttcctcggGGTTTCCACTGTGGCTGGCCCTCATGCCTGGAACTGGACCTTTGTGATTTTCACTGTGGTCCTCTGTCTACTGTCAAGAGTGCTAG GAGTTATTGGTCTTACATTCATCATTAATAAGTTCCGGATTGTGAAGCTGACCAAAAAGGACCAGTTTATTGTTGCCTACGGTGGTCTTCGTGGGGCTATAGCCTTCTCACTTGGTTTCCTGCTCACAAACAGCGACATGAAGCACATGTTCCTGACTGCTATTATAACAGTCATCTTCTTCACTGTCTTTGTACAG GGGATGACAATCAGGCCTCTGGTGGAGCTTCTggcagtgaagaaaaaaaaggagaataaaGGATCAATTAATGAGGAGAttcacacacag TTCCTGGATCACCTTCTCACAGGAATTGAATGCATTTGCGGTCATCATGGACATCATCACTGGAAAGACAA ATTAAACCGCTTCAATAAAACCTATGTTAAGAGGTGGCTGATCGCAGGTGAGCGCTCCACAGAGCCTCAGCTCATCTCTTTTTAcaacaaaatggaaatgaaagaggCCATGATGCTGGTGGAGAGCGGGAGTGCTGCCAAGCTGCCTGCAATAGTGTCATCGGTGACTATGCA AAACATTGAGTCCCGAGGACCAGTGAGACAAAGGGCAATCCCAGGCATCTCAAAGAGTCGTGAGGAAGAGATCCGAAAGGTTCTACGAAATAACCTGCAGAACACCAGGCAGAGG CTTCGCTCCTACAGCAGACACGACCTGATGATCGACCCTTTTGAAGACAATGTCAGTGAAGTGAAATTCAGAAAGCAGAGAGTTGCTATGGAGAGGAGG ATGAGTCACTATCTCACCGTCCCTGCAAACCGCCAAGAAACCCCATCAGTGAGGAAAGTGTGCTTCGAACCAG AACATCAGGTTATCACCTACGATGACAGTGAGAGCCCCAAAGGTGGGACTGCTCAGTCGGATCCAGATGATACCAGCCAATCACCACAGAGGACAAGTCAGAGGAGCGGGCTGGTATCCAGGGGCAACAGCGAGCTTGGTGCAAACACAGACGacatgcaggaggagcagctgaagctgtCACGCTTCCTTAGTGACCCGGGTCCAAACAAGTGA
- the slc9a1b gene encoding sodium/hydrogen exchanger 1b isoform X2, translated as MRLFLLLFLFAASVTFADGGNNETRRRPDLIPDQDHQRTNSTPNKKTFPVLSVNYDYVRKPFEISLWILLALLMKLGFHIIPRVSGIVPESCLLIVVGLLIGGIIRAMDEEAPVLDSKFFFLYLLPPIILDAGYFLPIRAFTENLGTILMFAVVGTLWNAFFVGGMMFGICQIEAAGLGSVDLLSCLLFGSIISAVDPVAVLAVFEEIHINELLHILVFGESLLNDAVTVVLYHLFEEFSHAETVTIIDALLGVVCFFVVSLGGILVGAVYGFIGAFTSRFTQHTRVIEPLFVFLYSYMAYLSAEVFHLSGIMSLIACGVVMRPYVEANISHKSYTTIKYFLKMWSSVSETLIFIFLGVSTVAGPHAWNWTFVIFTVVLCLLSRVLGVIGLTFIINKFRIVKLTKKDQFIVAYGGLRGAIAFSLGFLLTNSDMKHMFLTAIITVIFFTVFVQGMTIRPLVELLAVKKKKENKGSINEEIHTQFLDHLLTGIECICGHHGHHHWKDKLNRFNKTYVKRWLIAGERSTEPQLISFYNKMEMKEAMMLVESGSAAKLPAIVSSVTMQNIESRGPVRQRAIPGISKSREEEIRKVLRNNLQNTRQRLRSYSRHDLMIDPFEDNVSEVKFRKQRVAMERRMSHYLTVPANRQETPSVRKVCFEPEHQVITYDDSESPKGGTAQSDPDDTSQSPQRTSQRSGLVSRGNSELGANTDDMQEEQLKLSRFLSDPGPNK; from the exons ATGCGGCTCTTCTTGTTACTTTTCCTCTTTGCTGCCTCCGTTACTTTTGCTGATGGAGGAAACAACGAGACACGGAGACGTCCAGACTTGATCCCAGACCAGGACCATCAGAGGACCAACTCTACTCCTAATAAAAAGACTTTTCCCGTCCTCTCCGTCAACTACGACTACGTCAGGAAGCCTTTTGAGATCTCTCTGTGGATCCTCCTGGCCCTGCTCATGAAACTAG GGTTTCACATTATTCCCAGAGTGTCCGGCATCGTCCCAGAGAGTTGCCTTCTGATTGTTGTTGGTCTGCTTATCGGTGGCATCATCAGAGCCATGGACGAAGAAGCTCCTGTTCTGGACTCCAAgttctttttcctttatttgctgCCTCCCATCATCCTGGATGCTGGCTACTTTCTGCCCATTCGGGCCTTTACAGAGAACCTGGGCACCATCTTGATGTTTGCAGTGGTGGGAACCCTGTGGAATGCCTTCTTTGTGGGTGGAATGATGTTTGGCATATGTCAGATTGAAGCAGCCGGGTTAGGCAGCGTTGACCTGTTGTCCTGTCTGCTGTTTGGCTCTATCATCTCAGCTGTGGACCCCGTGGCTGTCCTTGCTGTGTTTGAGGAGATCCACATCAATGAGCTGCTGCACATCCTTGTGTTTGGAGAATCTCTCCTCAATGATGCCGTCACTGTG GTGCTCTATCATCTGTTCGAGGAGTTCTCCCACGCAGAGACGGTGACTATCATCGACGCTTTACTCGGTGTGGTCTGCTTCTTCGTGGTGTCACTTGGAGGCATCTTGGTGGGAGCCGTCTACGGCTTCATTGGCGCCTTCACGTCCCGCTTCACCCAGCACACCCGGGTCATTGAGCCCCTCTTTGTGTTCCTCTACAGCTATATGGCGTATCTGTCTGCTGAGGTCTTCCACCTGTCGGGAATCATGTC ATTAATTGCGTGTGGCGTGGTAATGCGTCCCTACGTGGAGGCCAACATCTCCCACAAGTCTTACACCACCATCAAATATTTCTTAAAGATGTGGAGCAGTGTGAGTGAAAcactcatcttcatcttcctcggGGTTTCCACTGTGGCTGGCCCTCATGCCTGGAACTGGACCTTTGTGATTTTCACTGTGGTCCTCTGTCTACTGTCAAGAGTGCTAG GAGTTATTGGTCTTACATTCATCATTAATAAGTTCCGGATTGTGAAGCTGACCAAAAAGGACCAGTTTATTGTTGCCTACGGTGGTCTTCGTGGGGCTATAGCCTTCTCACTTGGTTTCCTGCTCACAAACAGCGACATGAAGCACATGTTCCTGACTGCTATTATAACAGTCATCTTCTTCACTGTCTTTGTACAG GGGATGACAATCAGGCCTCTGGTGGAGCTTCTggcagtgaagaaaaaaaaggagaataaaGGATCAATTAATGAGGAGAttcacacacag TTCCTGGATCACCTTCTCACAGGAATTGAATGCATTTGCGGTCATCATGGACATCATCACTGGAAAGACAA ATTAAACCGCTTCAATAAAACCTATGTTAAGAGGTGGCTGATCGCAGGTGAGCGCTCCACAGAGCCTCAGCTCATCTCTTTTTAcaacaaaatggaaatgaaagaggCCATGATGCTGGTGGAGAGCGGGAGTGCTGCCAAGCTGCCTGCAATAGTGTCATCGGTGACTATGCA AAACATTGAGTCCCGAGGACCAGTGAGACAAAGGGCAATCCCAGGCATCTCAAAGAGTCGTGAGGAAGAGATCCGAAAGGTTCTACGAAATAACCTGCAGAACACCAGGCAGAGG CTTCGCTCCTACAGCAGACACGACCTGATGATCGACCCTTTTGAAGACAATGTCAGTGAAGTGAAATTCAGAAAGCAGAGAGTTGCTATGGAGAGGAGG ATGAGTCACTATCTCACCGTCCCTGCAAACCGCCAAGAAACCCCATCAGTGAGGAAAGTGTGCTTCGAACCAG AACATCAGGTTATCACCTACGATGACAGTGAGAGCCCCAAAGGTGGGACTGCTCAGTCGGATCCAGATGATACCAGCCAATCACCACAGAGGACAAGTCAGAGGAGCGGGCTGGTATCCAGGGGCAACAGCGAGCTTGGTGCAAACACAGACGacatgcaggaggagcagctgaagctgtCACGCTTCCTTAGTGACCCGGGTCCAAACAAGTGA
- the LOC101068305 gene encoding fatty acid-binding protein, liver-like, with amino-acid sequence MDFNGTWKVYHQENLENFLRAIGAPEIVIKMRKDVKPVITIEQNGTDFTFTIKTPHRTKSQSFSVGKESEVTGVDGRKIKCLIRQENGKLITESDKFTSVREIEGDEMIETITTGSETFICRSKRV; translated from the exons ATGGACTTCAATGGCACATGGAAAGTTTATCATCAAGAAAATCTCGAGAATTTTTTAAGAGCAATAG GCGCACCAGAAATTGTTATCAAAATGCGAAAGGATGTCAAACCTGTGATCACGATTGAACAGAATGGCACTGATTTCACTTTTACTATAAAGACCCCTCACCGAACCAAAAGCCAATCATTCAGTGTCGGGAAAGAGTCAGAGGTCACTGGTGTGGATGGCAGGAAGATTAAG TGTCTTATCAGACAGGAGAATGGGAAGCTAATCACTGAGAGTGATAAGTTTACATCTGTTCGAGAGATCGAAGGTGATGAAATGATTGAG acGATCACCACTGGCTCCGAAACTTTCATCTGCCGAAGTAAACGAGTGTAA